The following are encoded in a window of Cucurbita pepo subsp. pepo cultivar mu-cu-16 chromosome LG12, ASM280686v2, whole genome shotgun sequence genomic DNA:
- the LOC111807400 gene encoding chaperonin CPN60-1, mitochondrial: MHRFASGLASKARLARNGANQVASRSNWSRNYAAKDVKFGVEARGLMLKGVEDLADAVKVTMGPKGRTVVIEQSFGAPKVTKDGVTVAKSIEFKDKVKNVGASLVKQVANATNDVAGDGTTCATILTKAIFAEGCKSVAAGMNAMDLRRGISMAVDSVVTNLKSRARMISTSEEIAQVGTISANGEREIGELIAKAMEKVGKEGVITISDGKTMDNELEVVEGMKLDRGYISPYFITNQKNQKCELDDPLIIIYEKKISSINAVVKVLELALKKQRPLLIVSEDVESEALATLILNKLRAGIKVCAIKAPGFGENRKAGLQDLAVLTGGQVITEELGMNLEKVDLDMLGSCKKITISKDDTVILDGAGDKKAIEERCEQIRSGIEASTSDYDKEKLQERLAKLSGGVAVLKIGGASEAEVGEKKDRVTDALNATKAAVEEGIVPGGGVALLYASKELDKLPTANFDQKIGVQIIQNALKTPVHTIASNAGVEGAVVVGKLLEQDDPDLGYDAAKGEYVDMVKAGIIDPLKVIRTALVDAASVSSLMTTTEAVVVELPKDEKEVPAMGGGMGGMDY, encoded by the exons ATGCACCGATTCGCCTCAGGCCTCGCTTCCAAAGCCCG TCTTGCTAGGAACGGTGCCAATCAGGTG GCTAGTAGGTCTAACTGGAGCAGAAACTATGCGGCGAAAGACGTTAAATTTGGGGTGGAGGCTCGAGGTCTTATGCTCAAGGGTGTTGAGGATCTTGCTGATGCCGTTAAAGTTACAATGGGTCCGAAG GGGCGCACTGTAGTGATTGAACAAAGTTTTGGGGCTCCCAAAGTTACAAAAGATGGTGTGACCGTCGCCAAAAGTATCGAGTTTAAAGATAAAGTTAAAAATGTTGGTGCCAGTCTTGTGAAGCAGGTTGCTAACGCGACCAATGATGTAGCAGGCGATG GGACCACTTGTGCTACTATTCTCACAAAAGCAATATTTGCGGAGGGCTGCAAGTCTGTTGCTGCTGGAATGAATGCCATGGATTTAAGACGTGGTATCTCCATGGCTGTTGATTCAGTTGTGACCAACTTGAAGAGTAGAGCACGAATGATAAGCACATCAGAAGAGATAGCACAG GTcgggacaatatctgcaaatGGTGAAAGAGAAATTGGTGAGTTAATTGCCAAAGCCATGGAGAAAGTTGGCAAGGAGGGCGTGATCACCATCTCT GATGGGAAGACAATGGATAACGAGTTGGAAGTCGTTGAAGGGATGAAGTTAGATAGGGGATATATTTCCCCTTACTTCATTACAAACCAGAAGAACCAGAAATGT GAATTGGACGATCCTCTTATTATAAtctatgaaaagaaaatctcaaGCATAAATGCTGTGGTGAAAGTTTTGGAGTTGGCTCTGAAG AAGCAAAGGCCCCTTCTTATTGTTTCCGAAGATGTTGAAAGTGAGGCACTAGCTACTCTTATCCTGAATAAGCTTCGTGCTGGAATTAAG GTCTGTGCCATTAAAGCACCAGGTTTTGGCGAAAATAGGAAGGCCGGACTGCAGGACCTTGCAGTTCTCACGGGTGGTCAA GTCATTACTGAAGAGCTTGGAATGAATCTCGAGAAAGTCGATCTGGACATGCTTGGCTCTTGCAAGAAG ATCACAATTTCAAAGGATGATACAGTTATTCTTGATGGCGCTGGTGACAAGAAGGCTATTGAGGAAAGATGTGAACAG ATAAGGTCGGGTATTGAAGCGAGCACTTCCGATTACGACAAGGAAAAATTACAGGAGAGATTAGCGAAACTCTCTGGCGGTGTAGCTGTATTGAAG ATTGGAGGAGCAAGTGAAGCAGAAGTGGGCGAGAAGAAGGATAGAGTCACCGATGCTTTGAATGCCACAAAAGCAGCTGTTGAAGAAGGAATAGTACCAG GAGGTGGTGTTGCTCTTTTGTATGCATCCAAAGAATTAGATAAACTTCCAACTGCCAACTTTGATCAGAAGATTGGTGTCCAGATTATTCAGAATGCTCTAAAG ACACCTGTACACACGATTGCATCGAATGCGGGAGTCGAGGGAGCCGTTGTGGTTGGTAAGCTCTTGGAGCAGGACGACCCTGATCTTGGTTATGATGCTGCAAAGG GTGAATATGTAGACATGGTCAAAGCTGGCATCATCGACCCTCTGAAAGTAATCAGAACTGCACTAGTTGACGCCGCAAG TGTTTCCTCTTTGATGACAACAACCGAAGCGGTCGTAGTCGAACTCCCTAAGGACGAAAAGGAAGTTCCAGCAATGGGTGGTGGCATGGGCGGAATGGATTACTAA